The sequence GTAACTCCGAAGTCCGCAAAGCACTTGATGAGCCCTTCGGGGTTGAAGGAGACCATGTTGTAGGCCATGACGGTGCCGCCCACCCAGGTCACGACGAATGAATAGAAAAGGGAGTTGACGTGGCAACAGGGCATGACGAGCAGATTGCAGTCATCGAAGTTGAAATTGTGATCGTAAATCATAATGTAATACTGGGAGAAGAGGTTGGCGTGGCTCTTCATAACGCCCTTGGGAAGGCCCGTAGTCCCGCCGGTGTACATGATGACCCAGATATCGTCAGGATCGACAACGACATCGGGCTCTGCGGGGCTGGCCTTGGCGAGCATCTGCTCGTAGTTGATAAAGCCATCATAGCTGGGGCTGTCAACGGCAAAGTTGATGTAATGCTGAACCGTCGACAGGTTCTTCTTCATGCCGTTAACCTGATCGATCCAGGGAAATTCCTTGCCGTCCGCCTTGTCGATGCCGCTCTGAACGATGAAGACCTTCGCTTCGCAGTGATTGATGATGTATTCCATTTCCGGGGCCGAAAGCCTGAACATGAGGGGCACGCACAGGAATCCGCCCTTGGCCGCAGCCGCGTAGAAATCCATCCACTCGACACAGTTGTATCCGAGAACTGCGAAACGGTCGCCTTTCTTCATCCCCAGGTCGGCGAGAGCGTTTGCAAGCCTGCAGGCCCTTTCATTCCACTGCTTGAATGTAAAGGCCTTGTAAAGATCCTTGATGCCCACCTTATCAGGCCACTTAAAGGCATTCACTCTCAGCACATCCTTAGCTGTCAACCAATGACCGTTCTTCATAACAAAACCCTCCTTAGTGTGATTGATGAAAATCCCGTTATGTCGCCCCGTGAAAGGATCAACAGGGCGTCTTGCTCAGAAACAAGCAATGCTCACGATACCACAATATTATGCTATCCGGAGATGAATGTGAAACAGTGCCGTCAGAATAAAGACCAGCGATTGAAGTAGTGCCCTTACAGCTTCTCACGTAACCCCTTAACCCAAAAAAACGTATATTTGTTTTACCCCACACCGGTTTTTTTTTCAACACTAAAATGCCCTCTCCCGACGCAATGATGCAACAAATGATCTTCCATCATCCTGCGATCATGATAGGGAAACCAAAAAAATGCACGCCCTGCGTCTGTCGCCTTTTCTATGTTCAGCATGCATTCCCGGAAGAGCGCTTCTTGCAGGCTCCACGATTCATGCAAGAGCCATGAGACCATAAAAAAACGGGGACCGAAGTCCCCGTTCCTTGCTTACCTGAAAATTCTACTGCTGGTCTCCCCACTTGCCGTAACGCTCGCGGAGAATCCTGTGGAGGATCTTGCCGGCGCCCGATCTCGGCATCTCTTCATCGGGGATGATGTATATGTTCTTGGGAACCTTGAAACCGGCAATCTTGCCCTTGCACCATTCGGTAATTTCCTTGGGCTCCATCTTCTTGCCTTCGTGGAGGACGACGACTGCCGTTACCTGTTCGCCCCATTTTTCATGAGGCACGCCGATGACGGCAACATCCTTAACATCCGCGTGTCCGCCCACGCAGTTCTCGACTTCTGACGGGAAGATATTCTCGCCGCCGGAGATGATCATGTTCGCCTTTCTATCGACCAGATAGTAGTAGCCTTCCTCATCGCGGTAACCCATGTCACCAGCGCTGAAGTACTGGCCCTTCATTGCGTTCTTCGTTCTTTCCGGGTCTTTCCAGTAGCTCTCGAAGATCATCGGGCTGCGGGAATAGAGTTCGCCGATCTTGTTGGGCTCGGTTATGAGACTGCCGTCTTCGTCGTAGATCTGGATTATGTCCGTTCCGATCGCCTCGCGGCCGATGGAACCAAGCTTTTTCATCTGTTCTTCCGGTTTCAGGACCGTTACGCATCCTGCCTCGGTTGATCCGTATGCCTCATAGAGCCTTGAATTGGGGAACATGGCAAGGATACCCTGTTTCGTGTCGCGCCGTGCGGGAGCGGAAGAGCAGAGAAGCTTCTTGATGGCGTTCAGGTTGTATTTGGCCTTCACTTCGTCCGGGAGTGCCAGCATCATGATGTAGTGTGTCGGAACAAGGGATGTGAAGGTAACCCCGTGATCAGAGAAGGTTTTGATGAGACTTTCGGGGTTGAAGGAGACCATGTTGTAGCACATGACCGTGCCGCCGACCCATGTCACGACAAATGAGTAGAACAGGGAGTTGACGTGGCAGCAAGGCATGACCAACAGAATGGTGTCGTCGAAATTGAACTCATGGTCGTAGATCATGATGAAATACTGGGAGAAGAGGTTTGCATGGCTCTTCATGACGCCCTTGGGCAAGCCTGTCGTTCCGCCGGTGTACATAATGACCCAGGTATCGTCGGGGGTCACTTCGACTGCGGGTTCTTCAAGGCTTGCCTTCGCGAGCATCTGCTCGTAGTTGATATAGCCGTCATAGCTGGGGCTGTCGACGGCAAAGTTGATGTAGTGTTCAACGGTCTTCAGGTTCTTCTTCATACCGTTGATCAGGTCGATCCACGGAAATTCCTTGCCGTCTGCGGGGTCTTTGCCGCTCTGGACAATAAAGGCCTTCGCTTCGCAGTGATTGACGATATATTCCATTTCCGGTCCCGCGAGCCTGAACATAAGCGGTACGCACAGAAATCCGCCCTTCGCGGCTGCGCCGTAGAAATCCATCCACTCAACGCAGTTGTAGGCGAGAACCGCAAAACGGTCGCCTTTCTTGAGGCCGAGATCGGCAAGGGCATTCGCGAGCCGGCAGGTCCTCTCATTCCACTGCTTGAAGGTAAACTGCTTGTAAAGATCTTTAGCGCCGATCTTGTCCGGGTACTTAAATGCTTGAATCCTTAGAACATCCTTCGCTGTCATCCAGTGGCCGTTCTTCATGAGTATACTCCTCCTGTGAGTTTGAGATGTAGATGTACGGTTGTCCTAGGGATATCGATCTGCTACTCTACCAGCTCCAGGAAATGATGCACCTTCTGCGGCATTTTGTTTAGCAAAACGTTATCAATAAGGTTGATCATGCATCCTGGGCAAGCGGTCACGACGATATCCGCACCGGTCGCTTTGATGCCATCCATTTTCTTGCCCGCTATCTTCTTCGTCAGATCGTAATGGTAGACGCTGAATGAGCCACCCATTCCACAACACATATCGGCGTTAGGCATTTCCACATATTTAATACCCTTGAGGGCCTTGAGGATCGCCCTCGGCTGATCTTTGATGTTCTGGTACCTGACAAGATGGCAGGGGTCATGCCATGTGACTACTTTCCCTTCGAACTCCTTTTTCAATTTGAAGTCTTGCGGAGGGATCTTGAGGATATCTATGACAAATTCCGTACTATCCTTGATCTTCTTCTCGAATTCCTCGTAGCGCTGTTTCTGCTCCTCGGTCTCCGGGAGATATTTCTGATAATCCTTGAGCGTGGAACTGCACGTCCCGCAGGCGGTGACGATATAATCCACGTTGAGGTCCTTGAACGCCTTGATGTTAAGGTCTGCCAGCATCCGGCCCGTCTCAAGGTCGCCGCTGAAATAGATGGCGGCGCCGCAGCAATTCTGGTCCTCGGGCACAACCACTTCCACTCCATGCCGGGTCAGAAAGTCGATAAGCTTGAGACCCAGTTCGGGGTAGACAAAGTCGGTCGCGCATCCCATGAAAAAACCGACTCTCATCTTGGGTTTCTCGCCGTTCTGGGGTTTATAGACCGGCTTGACCTGGTCTCTCAGGAATGTCTTTGACAGGCTGGGGAAATTCCTTCTTCCAAGGCCCTTCACGAAATCGGGAAGGTGCTTGATCTTCCCTTCCGTGGTGGGCATCATCCACTGGAACTTCTGCATGAGCCTTGCATACTTCCCGAAGGCCTTTCTGTCCGCCATTACCTTGCGGAATGCGAAATTCTTGATGGCTCCGAGCCCTTTCTCCTTTACCAGCTGGGCGCGGGCCGCCACTACGACGCGGTCTATCTGCGTCTTTGCGGGACAGTTCGCCGCACAACGCTTGCACAGAAGGCACTTTCCTATAATATCCGCCATCTCGTGCGTGAATTCCTGCTTTCCTGCGAGTATCTGTTTCACGAGGTAGTTCTTCCCGCGTGCCACAGATGTCTCCATCTTCTCTTCCTGGTAGACCGGGCAGAAGAAACTGCAAAAGCCGCACTTCATGCACTGGTTGGAGAATTCTTCTATTTTCTTAAGTTCTTTAAGGTCTTTCACTCGCAACCCCCTTTATGGACTACTCCCAGATCTTGCCCGGGTTCATGATGTTGTTCGGGTCGATGAGGGCCTTGATGTTCTTCATCATATCTATTACGGCCGGCTCTGTGACCTTCTTCATGAATTTCTGTTTCTCAAGACCGATCCCGTGTTCGCCGGAGAGTACGCCACCGAACTCCACCGCGCCTTCAATGATAGCGTCCATGGCCTTCAGGGCACGTTCATAATGTTCTTTATTGTTAATGTCGGTAAGGATCGCCGGATGAAGGTTCCCGTCTCCTGCATGACCGAGAACAACGATCTCGAGATTATACTGTTTGGCAAGTTCCTTGCATCTGTTGATGAGTTTGGGAATATTCCCACGGGGCACCGTGACATCCTCGGCGAAAACTGTCTTCGCTTTTCCAAAAACGGCCGCGAAACCTGCACGACGGGCCATCCAGTACTTATTGGCGTCATCGGCATCCTTTGCCACGCGAACCTCTTTGGCGCCATATTTCTTGGTGATCTCGGCGATCTTCTCCGCTTCTTTCTCAACGGCTTCGGGAATACCATCAACCTCGAAGAGCAGACAGGCATCAGCGTCTTTCGGCAAACCGATGGGCATCATTTCTTCGATCCTGTTGATGACCCAGTTGTCAATAAGCTCGATCTTGTCGGGGATCACACCATTCTCGAGAACATGGTAGACGCTTTCGCCGGCGACGGCCACATCGTCATAGACCACGCAGAGTGTTTTCCTTGCAAGAGGCACGGGATTCAGTTTCAGTTCCGCACTGGTGATAACTCCGAGAGTCCCTTCAGCGCTGATGAAAATATGAAGAAGATCATAACCAACAACATTCTTCAGTGTCCTGCCGCCGAGATGCACAACCTCGCCTGTGGGGAGGACAACTTCGATACCCAGAATATACTGCTTTGTCACACCATACTTTACACAGGCAGGACCCCCGGCGTTCTCGGATATGATGCCACCCATGGTCGCGCCTAAAAAGCTCTGGGGATCGGGCGGGAAAAAGAGGCCGTCTTTCATGAGCCGAAGAGTCAGATCCTGGAGCACAACACCAGGTTCGACGGTGGCGGTGAGATTTTCTTTATCGATCTTGATGATCTTGTTCATTCTGGTCATAGCCAGGACAACGCCGCCATGCCAGGGAACCGACCCGCCGCTGACGTTTGTGCCGCCGCCCCTCGGGGTGACGGGTACTTTCTCGGCATTGGCGAGTTTCATTATCCGCGATACTTCGTCCGTAGTGGTGGGAAAAACAACGAGATCCGGTTCTTTCACCCAACTTGTGGTTCCGTCGTACGAATAGGCTTTGAGCGCTTCAGGTGCGGTGAGTACATTGTCTTTACCGACAATCTTTTGAAATTCGCTTATCAACGACTCTTTTAACATCCCTGTACCCCCTGATTTTGATATTGTTACTAATTTCACTTTCTTATATCTTTTTCTCCTTTCCTTTGTCAATAAAAATCACAAAGGCAAAACCCCCCTGATATCAAGTAATTGGCCACAGTTAAGGCCTTGCAGGGGAATGACAAATAATGGTATGGAATCGCATGTTTTCCATAGTGAACAAATGTGCCGGGAACGGCCCCTGGATTGTGACTTTCGGGGACTATCGATAGACATCCTCAAGACCATGATCTCATCGAGCCTGAGATTGTGAAGGCTTTTCCTGACCAGTGCAATTCACAGGAACAAGGTGGTGCTTGAGATCTTGGGTCCCTGACGGGCGACAGCTTGTCAGAGTGCTATTTCTCTCAGTTTTTCCATAACCGGGGCAAAACCAAAACGCTCTATGTCCAGCGTTTCGATGACCACTTTATCTCTGTAACCGAGTCCCTTCAGACCCCGCAGGACCCTTCCCATGTCTATTGAACCCTTCACAAAGCCGTGGTCGTCGCGGCTGCCGTCGTTGTTGTGCAGATGGACGTGGAAGAGGTTCTCTATGCCCATGCGGCGGACATCATCGATGATCCCGCCTTCAGGATCGGGATGCTTTGCCGCGCATTTTGAAATGTAGGCGTGGCCGATGTCGAGGGTGACCCCTATTCCGGGCACTGCGGCATTGATCGCGCCGAACTCGCCCAGTTCCTGGAAATAGAAGTAAGACATGAAGACGTTCTCCAGTGCGATCCTTACGCCGCAGGACCGTGCCTCTTCCGCAACGGTTGCCAGATCCTCGATGAACCGGGCCTGAAGCCCGCTGTCGAATTCCTTCAGCTTCCGAAAAAAGGAGTATCCCGGATGGACGACAACGGGATCAGCGCCTATTTCGGCCGAGAGCCGCACGGCGGCCAGCAGCCGCTCCCGTGAGACGTTGCGTATCTCATCGAGGTAGCTCCCCGGGTTGATCTCCAGAAAGGGGCCGTGCATGGAAAAACCGACGCCCTCCCCTGCAAGCCGCCGCACCTTTCCTATCATCTCACCATCCAGCGAAAAGAGGTGGGGAGGCTCATAGGAAAGCTCGACGACCCTGATCCCCGCTGTGAGGATACTATCGATCACACCGCTGAGACTATTGTTGGTGAGAAAGTATGCGGAGATCCCGAAGAGCATGATAGACGCAGGTTATAGGTTATTATTTACTTCTTCACCGCCGTCTTGACTTCTTCCACGATCTCCTGGCTGCTCAACGAGCTGATGACCTTCAAGAGGCCTTCCTTCTTGTAAAAATCGATGAGAGGAGCGGTCTTTTCGTTATATGTGGCCAGTCTCTGCTTGATGGCTTCCTCCGTTTCGTCGGCGCGCTGAACTGCGGGGGAACCGCACTTGAAACAGGTCCCGTCGGCTTTTGGCGGCTTGCTCTTTATGTTGTAGATCTCCTGGCAATCGGGGTTGGAGCATGTCCGTCTCGTGGTCAGTCTGTCGAGGATGACATCCGTCGGGACATCGAGATTGATGGCGGCGTCGAGCTTTATCCCGATCTTCTCGAGAAGCTTCCTCAATGCTTCCGCCTGGGGGATTGTCCTTGGAAAACCGTCGAGGAGAAAACCTTTCTGGCAATCGGGTTCCTTCATCCGAACTTCCATGATGTCCATGATGAGGTCGTCGGGCACGAGCTCGCCCCGTTCCATATAACCCTTCGCCTTCTTGCCCAGTTCGGATCCCGCCTTTACGGCGTTGCGCAAAATGTCCCCGGTGGAGATCTGCACCGATCCGTCAAATTCCGTCAACGATTTCGCAACTGTACCCTTGCCGGCTCCCGGCGCTCCCAATAATACGATACGCATGATAAATCCTCCTTTGCGTGATTAATGATCGGACACGAAGTTTCCCTGAGTCTACCAAAAAAAACCAAAAAAATCACCGAGAAAAACTCTTCTGTCCCCTGACATCGCCCCGCCTCGGCGGCTTGACATGCCCCATTCGGCAGGGGCATAATGTAACCCTATGAAAAAATATACCATCCACCGCGATGTCTCCCCCGTCAAAACGGTCATCGACTATTCCCGTGAACTTAACGAGGAACAGCAGGGCGTGGTCCTCAGCGCTGATGGACCTATCCTGGTCATCGCCGGTGCAGGAAGCGGGAAGACCAGAGTCGTCACCTACCGGGTGGCGCATCTTCTGGAGAGGGGCATCCCGCCGGGGGGCATATTGCTTTTGACCTTTACGAACAAGGCCGCCCGGGAAATGCTCCATCGCGTCGAACATCTCGTGAAGATGGACACCCGCTATATCTGGGGCGGCACCTTCCACCACATCGGCAACCTCGTCCTGCGCCAGCACGCCGAGCGCGTTGGCTACCGCAGGAGCTTCAGCATTCTCGACAACGAGGACGCCAAGGATGTCGTGGAACTCGCCGTCAAGGAATCGGGGATCGATACGAAGAGCAGGATGTTCCCCAGGGGCGGGGTTGTGAAGGAGCTCTTCAGCTACGCCGCCAACACTATGCAGACCGTCGACCGTGCCATCCGGGAACGAAACCCCTTCTTCTATGACCTTGCCGATGAAATGATGGCGATACACAAGATCTATACCGACAAGAAGAGGGAAACGAACGCCATGGACTTCGACGACCTCCTGCTATTCTGGCACAGGATACTGGCCGAGGACGAGGAATTGCGCAGGCTCTATGCGATGACCTTTCGCCACATCCTTGTCGACGAATACCAGGACACCAACCGCATCCAGTCGGAGATCATAGATTTCATGGGGCTGATCAACCGCAACGTCATGGTCGTCGGCGACGACGCCCAGAGCATATATTCCTTCCGGGGGGCCAATTTCCAGAACATCCTCGATTTCCCGAAACGCTACGCGGAAGCGAAGGTGCACAAACTGGTAACAAACTACCGCAGCACGCCGGAGATCCTCGACCTCGCAAACAACTCCATCTCCTTCAACATGAACCAGTTCGAGAAGACGCTGTGCAGCGTCAAGGAGAGCGGTGTGGTCCCTGTCGTGGCGCCGTCGAGGGACGTTATACAACAGGCCGAATTCGTGGCCCAGCGGATACTGGAACTCTCCGACGAGGGTGTCCCTCTCGACCGCATATCGGTCCTGTACCGCGCCCACTATCATTCGATGGAAGTGCAGATGGAACTGACCCGCCGCGGCATCCCCTTCGAGATCCGAAGCGGGCTCAGGTTCTTTGAACAGGCCCATATCAAGGACGTCGTCTCATTCCTGCGCGTCATGTCGAACCCCGATGACGAGATATCGTGGAAGCGGATGTTCAGGATCTTTCCCCGCATCGGCAAAAAGACCGCCGACCATATATATGCATACATCAAGGAACAGGGCGACCCCTTTGATCCCCTTATCTCAGGCAGGATCGCCGACAAGTTCAAGGGCATCAAAAAGGAGAACATCGAGGCATGGTCGGAGCTTTTCAGTGAATTGAAGAATCTGATGGGCGACGAGGCCCCGGGGGACATGATCTCCGCCGTCCTCAAGCACGGCTACATCGAGTACCTCAAGTTCACCTATCCCAACTACGAGGCCCGCCTCGAGGACCTGGGACAGCTTATCAACTTCTCGACAAGGTATCACTCGCTGGAAACGTTTCTGGCCGAGCTTTCCCTCATGAGCGGCCTGGCCGGCGAAGAGGTCGTGGCAGCGGGCGAATCCGACGATGATCGGGTCATACTGAGCACCATACACCAGGCCAAGGGCCTTGAATGGCGGATTGTCTTCATCATCTGGTGTGCGGAAGGAAGGTTCCCCAATCCCAGGGCGGTGGAAGAAGGGGCCATCGAGGAGGAGAGACGCCTCTTTTACGTGGCATCGACGCGGGCCATGGATGAACTCTATCTGTGCTACCCCATCCTCGCCTTCGACCGCCAGGCCGGCCACATCATCATGCGCCCCTCCCGCTTCCTCGCCGAACTCGACGGGGCACGGTACGAGGAGTGGGCAATCTCGGAATACTAAAAACAGTTTCAGGTTTCAGGTTAGTTTATAAAGACCTTCTTGTACTTCGGTAAATCTTCCAGGGCCTTGCCGCAGCCCATGGTCACCGATACGAGCGGGTCCTCGGCAACTATCACGTTTATCCCGGTCTCATTCTCGATCCGCTGGCCAAGTCCTTTCAGAAGCGCTCCTCCTCCCGTCAGCACAATGCCCGTCTCATTGAGGTCGGATACAAATTCGGCGGGAAGTTTTTCGAGAGCCCTTCTGACGGAATCGAGGATGGCCGAAACGGGTTCTTCGATGGCCTCGCGGACCTCTTCCTTGGATATCTTTATGCTCCGGGGTATACTCGTGAGCAGGTCCTTTCCGACAACGTTTATCGAGTCGCTCAGGGAATCTACGGGAAAGGCTGAGGCGCCTTCTATCTTGATCTTTTCGGCAGCGATGACCCCTATTGCAAGCTGGTGTTTCTTCTGGAGATAGCGGACTATGGCCTCGTCGAGTTCGTCGCCCGCAACCCTGAGGGATTCACTGTATGCGACAGCGGAAAGGCTGATGATGGCCACCTCTGTCGTGCCGCCGCCGATGTCGATTATCATGTTGCCCCTGGGCAGTTCTATGGGCATGCCCGCGCCGATGGATGCCGCCATGGGTTCCTCGATGAGATGGACGTCACGGATGCCCACCTGGAAACAGGCATCGATAACAGCCTTCTTCTCCACCTGGGTGATACCCGAAGGAACGCCGACGACCATCCTGGGTTTCGACACTTTTCGCTCATTGCTCACGACCTTGAGAAAATACTTGATCATCGCCTTCGCCACATCGAAATCCGCGATGACCCCGTCCTTGAGGGGTCGTATGGCGCTGATATTGGGGGGCGTCCTGCCGATGTATTCCTTTGCCTCCCTGCCGACGGCGATAACCTTCCCCGAATTATTGTCAATGGCAACGACGGAAGGCTGATTGAGAACGATGCCTTCTCCCTTCATGTATATCAGGGTGTTGGCGGTGCCGAGGTCCATGGCAAGCTGCGTGGAAAACATCCCGAACAATTTTCTAAAGAAACCCATCCCCCTTCCTCCTTTTTATTCTATGAATTTTCGTATCTTCTTCTCTTCTATCCTGTCGAAAAGCTCCCAGATGTCCGGCGAATCGTCGGGAAAGCTGACCGTGCCAAGCTCGATCATACCCGCTCCCGCCGAGAGCCCTTGCTCTGCAAGGCTTTTACCTACCGCATGGTAAAGGAGCTTCATCATGTTCCTCGTCTCAAAGGTCTCTCCGCCCTTGAGAAGAACGAAGAAACGGCCGCCGTTCTTGCGGGCCACAAACGCCTTGCCCCCGGCGCAATAGCGGATGACCTGACAGATCCTCCTCAACAGGTCGTTCGTACCCTCGGCGCCCATTTTCCTGTTGTAAAGGACCATATTCCCGAGCTTGACGCAAAGAATGGAGAACCGCTCGTTCTTCAGTGCCATCTTCTCGACGGCGTTCAGGAAGACGGGAAACTGCACCGCGCCCGTGACGGGATCGAAATCGCGTATCCTGTCCAGGTGCTCGCGCATCCACTGGGCTGTGAAATAGAGCGAGAGGAGACAGGAAAGATTTCTCAACGCGCCGATGGCCCTTTCATTCAACTCCGTTTCATTGAGGGAGACAAAGCCTATGACCCCAAAGGTCGTGTCCTCGGTAATAAGGGGAAAGCCGAAGAATTGTCGCGCTTTCAGCGGTTCGTTGGGAAAGAAGAGCGGCTTTTCCCGCAGGTAAGCGCTGCCATGGGGAAGAAGGAGTTCCCTGCCGCCCTCGAGGACCACGGAAGCAATGCTTTCCCCTCTGTGACATTCTTTTTTGATGGCGTCGCCATCGGCGATGCCGGCAACATCCTGGATGACGAGGCGTCCCTTCTTCTCCGTGCCGATGAAGCAGAAGGTCCCTCCCGAAAGGCCCAGGATCTCCTCGAGCACGTCGACCGTCGAGACCTTCGCCGTATTGAGAGCCGAGAGAAGGTTCAGGATCCGTCTCTCCGCATAAAGCTCTTCAATTGCTTCTTCGGTATGAAGGGCCTTCTTTTCCTGCTCGATCTCCTGGTGGATGAGAGAAGCGAAGGCGCCAAGTATCTTCTTCTCCTTGTCGGTAAAGACATATTTCTTCTTGCTGTCGACGATGATGACACCCTTCGTGTCAACGGGATATCCCATGAAGGACTTGATCCCCTCGCTGGCTCCGTAATAGCCCAGCGCCTCTTCGTCCCTGTCAAAATTGGGTATGATAAGCGGAGCGCCATGCTTCATCACCCAGCCGGGAAGAGTCCCCTCAACGGAGATGCTCTTCCTCT is a genomic window of Syntrophorhabdaceae bacterium containing:
- a CDS encoding GAF domain-containing protein, yielding MIDRLSQLIFNIYEAFTVALYVREKDSLNCLSSVTFARSFDERKSISVEGTLPGWVMKHGAPLIIPNFDRDEEALGYYGASEGIKSFMGYPVDTKGVIIVDSKKKYVFTDKEKKILGAFASLIHQEIEQEKKALHTEEAIEELYAERRILNLLSALNTAKVSTVDVLEEILGLSGGTFCFIGTEKKGRLVIQDVAGIADGDAIKKECHRGESIASVVLEGGRELLLPHGSAYLREKPLFFPNEPLKARQFFGFPLITEDTTFGVIGFVSLNETELNERAIGALRNLSCLLSLYFTAQWMREHLDRIRDFDPVTGAVQFPVFLNAVEKMALKNERFSILCVKLGNMVLYNRKMGAEGTNDLLRRICQVIRYCAGGKAFVARKNGGRFFVLLKGGETFETRNMMKLLYHAVGKSLAEQGLSAGAGMIELGTVSFPDDSPDIWELFDRIEEKKIRKFIE